The DNA sequence GCGCCGACACCGACCCGCGGCGGCTGCCGGACCACTCGTCGGCGGCGTGCAGGGCGACGACCCGTTCCAGATTCCGCCGGGTCCTGTTCACTATCGCGGCTGCGCCGATGAACCAGACCGCGGCGGCTCCGAAGAAGACCATGCGGAACGCATTCGCGTCGAGCACACCCCCGAGGAAACACACGGTCTGCATCAAGCCCCCTAAGACGAGCATCGTCCTGCCACCCCGCGTGAAGTCTCCGTGACGCGCACGCATCCGGGCGATTCCGGCGGCGATCCGGTTCGCCTCGACGTCGCCGGTGAGCCGACCGTGCCGCAACGCCTGCCGGGCGAGGCGCATGCGCCAGGGCGCTGTGGAACGCCCGACGAGCGCGGCCCTCTCCGCACCCTTGGACGCCGCAGCGGCGGTGCCCCCGGCGACGCCTATGAGCGCGCCGAGCACGCCGCCGACACACCCCGCGACGAGCACGACTCTGGGCTCGTCGCCGAACTCATTCGCCAGGAAACGGTCGGGAAAGCCCGCGAACAGGAAGAGCACGAGCAGCACGCCGCCCGCCAGGCCCGCGGCGACGCTCGTCGCGATGTCCCAAGGGACGGGCCTGCTCCACTTCCAGATGATGACGCGGTCGGACAGACGGCCGCGGGAACCGTGGGAGGTGCCGATGCTGGGGGGCACGCGCACTCCTCGATGAGGGGGGTGTCGACAAGATCGTACCCATACCGGGCATCGATCCACGGTCCCGCCCCTTGCCCGGAACCGGCCACCCGTTCCCCGAGGAGTGTCCCGCTATTGCCCGGCGGTGGTGTTCGGCCGGTAGGTGCAGATCAGCACCCCTGTCGGCGTCTGCGTGACGGAGACGAGTTCGAGGGGACGCGCCTCGCCGTCGTCGGGGAACAGCCGCTTGCCCCCGCCGAGCGTGATGGGCTCGATCATCAGCCGGTACTCGTCGACCAGGTCCTTCTGGACGAACTGCCGCGCCAGGTCGGCGCTGCCCATCACCTGCAGGTCGCCGCCGTGTTGCCCGCGCAACTCCGCGACGGCGCCGAGCACGTCGTCCGATGGCAGGAGCCGGGAGTTGTTCCAGGTCATGTCCGCTTCGGACAGCGTGGTGGAAGCGACGTACTTGGGGATCTCGTTCATCCGGTCGGCGAAGGGGTCTCCTGCCCGTTGCGGCCACGCCTCGGCCATCACCTGCCAGGTGCGGCGTCCGAAGAGCAGGGCCTGGGTCTTCGCCATGGTCGCGTCCACGGCCGCGCCCATGGTCTCGGCATCGAAGAACCGGAACGACCAGCCCCCGTGTGCGAACCCGGCCTCGGTGTCCTCCTTGTCGTGGCCGGGCGCCTGCACGACGCCGTCGAGGCTCATGAAGTCGGCGAGCACGATACGCATGTCCGTTACTCCTTCTCGCTGTCTGCGATGCGTTCAGGAGGGTAGACCGCCGATGCGTCCGGAACTCATCGCTACGCCGCATCCAGGATCTCGCGGACCGCCGGTACGTCCCGGAAGGGCGCCAGGGCAGTACGTACGGCTCGGCCGCGCTCGAC is a window from the Streptomonospora litoralis genome containing:
- a CDS encoding dihydrofolate reductase family protein, producing MRIVLADFMSLDGVVQAPGHDKEDTEAGFAHGGWSFRFFDAETMGAAVDATMAKTQALLFGRRTWQVMAEAWPQRAGDPFADRMNEIPKYVASTTLSEADMTWNNSRLLPSDDVLGAVAELRGQHGGDLQVMGSADLARQFVQKDLVDEYRLMIEPITLGGGKRLFPDDGEARPLELVSVTQTPTGVLICTYRPNTTAGQ